In Acidobacteriota bacterium, one genomic interval encodes:
- a CDS encoding transposase: MSEQSERKERGLVIAAKCKITQQGNTWKVPSQSGYAAYYFVNPDPKSPRCTCPDFEKREAKCKHIYAVEIVVERETSTTTTTDAQGNETTTTTETVTVTKKVTYGQDWTAYNQAQQNEKRLFQSLMHDLCGLVVEPEQEMGRPRLAYRDMLFAAAFKVYCGMSARRFATDLSEAQAKGYVSKAAHFNSVNRYLDLDNEALTPLLQSLIAQSSLPLKALETDFAVDSSGFSTCNYVRWFDEKYGKERTQNQWVKAHLMCGVKTHIVTSVEITGKDSNDSPQLPGLVEKTAKSFDVKEVSADKGYSSLENHDAIAKVGATPYIAFKANATGEKGGLFQKMYHYYQYKRDEFLAYYHRRSNVESTFNMIKAKFSTRLRSKDDTAQINEALCKVLCHNICVLIQSMFEFGIVPQFCGEVLIADPS; encoded by the coding sequence ATGTCAGAACAATCCGAACGAAAAGAGCGCGGGTTAGTCATCGCTGCCAAATGCAAAATCACTCAACAAGGCAACACTTGGAAAGTGCCCTCACAGAGCGGTTACGCCGCTTACTACTTTGTCAATCCTGATCCAAAATCGCCGCGCTGCACCTGTCCAGACTTTGAAAAACGCGAGGCGAAATGCAAGCACATTTACGCCGTTGAAATCGTGGTTGAGCGTGAAACCAGCACAACCACTACGACAGATGCACAGGGGAACGAAACGACAACCACGACCGAAACCGTGACAGTCACAAAGAAAGTCACTTACGGGCAAGACTGGACGGCTTACAACCAAGCCCAGCAGAACGAGAAACGCCTGTTTCAATCCTTAATGCACGACCTTTGCGGTTTAGTGGTTGAGCCTGAACAAGAAATGGGCAGACCTCGCTTGGCGTATCGGGACATGCTTTTTGCCGCTGCCTTCAAGGTCTATTGCGGGATGTCCGCACGCCGCTTTGCTACTGACTTGTCGGAAGCTCAAGCAAAAGGCTACGTCTCGAAAGCAGCGCATTTCAACTCAGTCAATCGCTACTTGGATTTGGATAACGAAGCCCTCACGCCATTACTGCAAAGCCTCATCGCGCAAAGCAGCTTGCCATTAAAGGCGCTGGAAACTGACTTTGCTGTGGATTCATCGGGCTTTTCAACCTGCAACTACGTGCGCTGGTTTGATGAGAAATACGGCAAAGAGCGCACGCAAAATCAGTGGGTGAAGGCGCATCTGATGTGCGGCGTCAAAACGCACATCGTTACATCGGTTGAAATCACGGGCAAAGATTCCAACGATTCGCCGCAATTGCCGGGCTTGGTTGAAAAGACTGCCAAGAGCTTTGACGTAAAAGAAGTGTCAGCCGATAAAGGCTATTCCAGCTTGGAAAATCACGACGCCATAGCGAAGGTAGGGGCAACGCCTTATATCGCGTTTAAGGCGAATGCCACAGGCGAAAAGGGCGGGTTGTTTCAGAAGATGTACCACTACTACCAGTACAAGCGTGATGAGTTTTTGGCATACTACCACAGGCGCAGCAACGTTGAATCCACGTTCAACATGATCAAGGCGAAGTTCTCAACCCGCCTGCGCAGTAAAGACGACACGGCACAAATCAACGAAGCCTTATGCAAGGTTCTCTGCCATAATATCTGTGTGCTGATTCAGTCTATGTTTGAATTTGGCATCGTCCCGCAATTCTGCGGTGAGGTGCTGATTGCTGATCCAAGCTGA
- a CDS encoding restriction endonuclease — protein sequence MKVPYTQQFTPEQTPLKKLLPILRQHTKKNNSGDLRKAIASAFFSDKNTPQKLAGNTLIALRTYGIIDQNNAATDFGEQLLSFQSNPDEVHKTLAKHILLNLDGVVIVETLKEMERAALKIELKSLPNELRQRGFEVSSNSSDLSGLLGWLRQAKVLDGYRVNPGEYQSLIGTSAATLEATKNLNANQFLFLRAMLALNVQNWTPYNTILKHAEELYAGQTRYSWKDAIKTVLVPLQEAGLIEIRKKVKQDTKTPEGRGGKATDVKPTGKFETEFAEPILDILYRSAGFTAIREIRSKSLDDIVADIKQGIDQHKSGKALEYLAIRLCQMLDLNFMGLRETDSDVAGGGEVDAMMHSTRLIYSRWQVQCKVGNITTEVVAKEKGMQEVTLANVILIVSTGSVTSGALTYRRKIVSKSNLNIIYIDGTALNRILKDNSALIEILRQQAQEALNLKPMPLELKGAPPSQESKPDRSSGSGSGENEATILSNQQVLFEPAYSTEKGRMYCGDALEVLPALIAQGFRAKLIMTSPPFALVKKKEYSNEDSDSYVQWFEQFIPHFKQILEPGGSLVVDIGGSWIKGLPAKSIYQFKLLVKLCESGFYLAQDFYHYNPARLPSPAEWVTVRRMRVKDAMNSVWWLTLDPFVDADNRRVLVPYSESMKTLLEKGYKPGLRPSGHDISDKFQRDNGGAIPPNLFQFSNTESNSHYLRRCKEESIKPHPARFPHALPEFFIKFLTSPDDLVLDIFAGSNVTGATAESLKRQWIGIELDPNYVAASKFRFESTTLPLSKEKAQKEQEKKKVPKTKLLQPRSPLLFD from the coding sequence ATGAAAGTGCCCTACACTCAGCAATTCACACCTGAACAAACACCGTTGAAAAAATTACTGCCCATTCTTCGCCAGCATACCAAGAAGAATAATTCGGGTGATTTGCGGAAGGCTATTGCATCTGCGTTTTTTAGCGACAAGAACACCCCTCAGAAGCTTGCAGGCAATACCCTGATTGCCCTGCGCACCTACGGCATCATTGATCAAAACAACGCAGCAACGGATTTCGGAGAGCAGCTTCTTTCTTTTCAGAGCAACCCAGATGAGGTACATAAAACACTGGCTAAGCACATCCTGCTTAACCTGGATGGGGTTGTTATTGTTGAAACCCTGAAAGAGATGGAGCGGGCTGCCTTAAAGATTGAACTAAAATCACTGCCCAACGAGTTACGCCAACGCGGATTTGAGGTGAGCAGCAATTCTAGTGATCTGTCAGGCTTACTGGGCTGGCTTCGACAAGCAAAGGTGCTAGATGGATACCGTGTGAATCCCGGTGAATATCAATCGCTCATCGGAACTTCAGCCGCTACGCTTGAAGCAACAAAAAATCTGAATGCTAATCAATTCCTTTTCCTGAGAGCCATGCTCGCCCTAAATGTTCAGAACTGGACACCTTATAACACGATACTAAAACACGCTGAGGAATTATACGCCGGTCAAACCCGCTATAGCTGGAAGGATGCAATCAAAACGGTACTGGTGCCACTTCAAGAAGCCGGTTTGATTGAAATTCGCAAGAAAGTAAAACAGGACACGAAAACGCCAGAAGGGCGCGGCGGTAAAGCAACGGACGTTAAGCCAACGGGGAAATTTGAAACAGAATTCGCCGAGCCAATTCTTGATATTTTGTATCGCTCCGCTGGATTCACAGCCATCCGTGAAATTCGCAGCAAGTCGCTTGACGACATTGTGGCCGACATCAAACAAGGGATAGACCAGCATAAGAGTGGTAAGGCGCTTGAGTATTTGGCAATTCGATTGTGCCAGATGCTTGATTTGAATTTCATGGGTTTGCGGGAAACCGATTCTGACGTAGCTGGCGGCGGCGAAGTAGATGCCATGATGCATTCAACGCGATTGATCTATTCACGCTGGCAAGTGCAGTGCAAGGTTGGCAATATAACCACTGAAGTTGTCGCTAAAGAGAAAGGCATGCAGGAAGTCACGTTGGCTAACGTGATCTTGATAGTAAGCACCGGTTCAGTTACCAGCGGGGCATTAACTTATCGGCGGAAGATCGTCAGCAAAAGCAATCTGAATATAATCTACATTGACGGAACTGCCTTAAATAGAATCCTGAAAGACAACTCTGCACTAATTGAGATACTGCGACAACAGGCGCAAGAGGCGTTAAATCTCAAGCCCATGCCGCTGGAGCTTAAAGGAGCGCCGCCTTCACAGGAAAGCAAGCCTGATAGGTCTAGCGGTTCAGGTAGTGGCGAAAATGAGGCCACTATATTATCCAATCAGCAAGTTCTGTTTGAGCCTGCTTACTCAACAGAAAAAGGCAGAATGTACTGCGGAGACGCGCTTGAGGTTTTACCGGCGTTAATAGCGCAGGGATTTCGAGCAAAATTGATAATGACATCGCCGCCTTTCGCATTAGTAAAGAAAAAGGAATACAGCAACGAGGATTCCGATTCTTACGTGCAATGGTTTGAGCAGTTCATTCCGCACTTTAAGCAAATCTTAGAGCCGGGTGGCAGTCTCGTTGTTGATATAGGTGGCTCCTGGATTAAAGGTTTGCCAGCAAAATCAATTTATCAATTTAAGTTACTTGTGAAGCTTTGCGAGAGCGGATTCTATCTAGCTCAAGATTTCTACCACTATAACCCCGCCCGGTTGCCAAGCCCTGCTGAATGGGTAACTGTTCGCCGAATGCGTGTCAAGGATGCAATGAATAGCGTATGGTGGCTAACACTTGACCCGTTTGTAGATGCCGATAATCGCCGTGTGCTTGTGCCTTACAGTGAGAGCATGAAGACGCTGCTGGAAAAAGGCTACAAACCTGGGTTGCGTCCATCAGGCCACGATATAAGTGACAAATTTCAGCGTGATAATGGTGGGGCAATTCCCCCGAACCTGTTCCAATTTTCTAACACGGAAAGCAATAGTCACTACCTACGGCGCTGTAAAGAAGAAAGTATAAAGCCACACCCTGCTCGATTCCCTCACGCATTACCTGAGTTTTTCATCAAGTTCCTGACTTCTCCTGACGATCTGGTTCTCGACATATTCGCAGGATCAAATGTTACAGGTGCCACTGCTGAGAGTCTGAAACGGCAGTGGATTGGAATTGAACTTGATCCCAACTACGTTGCGGCCTCGAAATTCCGGTTTGAATCTACTACGTTGCCGCTCTCAAAAGAAAAAGCCCAGAAGGAACAAGAAAAGAAGAAAGTTCCGAAAACCAAACTCTTACAACCTAGATCACCGCTGCTTTTCGATTAA
- a CDS encoding class I SAM-dependent RNA methyltransferase has protein sequence MATSTDESIAAGVLSGTTHEVTIEKLVYGGDGLARIGHQAVFVPFAAPGDRARIRIVETGRNFARAVIEELLTPAPTRRPPPCPHFGVCGGCQLQHLEYATQLEAKAEFVRESLRRLGGIEWTGEIATRAAAEFGYRARAEIKLQRDADDQLRIGYFRAGTHDVCPVSDCSILLPAANRELHRLHAEPTLIPHGATRVYLTAGDDGVIVTPATGAGDKAHEVDALGTAHQHIVGFDYSFGVRSFFQSNRLLVEELVRTVVNARGGALAVDLYAGVGLFSLPLAQRFTQVIAVEGNRLAANHGAENARGNGLANVRYDVVSVEAWLKYKAAEQPCPDLVLLDPPRAGAGAVVIERLAALAPPQLVYVSCDPATLARDVKLLAAYGYQLNAVTVLDMFPQTFHVETVAELVLAEG, from the coding sequence ATGGCAACTTCCACTGACGAATCAATCGCAGCAGGCGTGCTCAGCGGCACGACGCACGAAGTCACCATCGAGAAACTGGTGTATGGCGGCGATGGCCTCGCGCGCATCGGCCACCAAGCGGTCTTTGTGCCCTTTGCCGCGCCCGGCGACCGCGCGCGCATCCGCATCGTCGAAACGGGCCGCAACTTCGCCCGCGCCGTTATCGAAGAGTTGCTCACACCCGCGCCCACGCGCCGCCCGCCGCCTTGTCCGCACTTCGGCGTCTGCGGCGGTTGCCAGTTGCAACATCTGGAATACGCCACACAACTCGAAGCCAAAGCCGAGTTCGTCCGCGAATCGCTGCGCCGCCTGGGCGGTATCGAATGGACGGGCGAGATTGCCACGCGCGCGGCAGCGGAATTCGGCTACCGCGCGCGCGCCGAAATCAAACTTCAACGTGACGCCGACGATCAACTGCGCATCGGTTATTTCCGCGCGGGCACGCACGACGTTTGCCCGGTCAGCGATTGTTCCATCCTCTTGCCCGCCGCCAATCGTGAATTGCACCGCTTGCACGCCGAACCCACGCTCATCCCGCACGGCGCGACGCGCGTTTATCTGACCGCCGGCGATGACGGCGTCATCGTCACCCCCGCCACCGGCGCGGGTGACAAAGCGCACGAAGTGGACGCCCTCGGCACCGCGCATCAACACATCGTCGGCTTTGATTACAGCTTCGGCGTGCGCTCCTTCTTTCAAAGCAACCGGCTGCTGGTCGAAGAACTCGTGCGCACCGTCGTCAACGCGCGCGGCGGCGCACTCGCCGTTGACCTTTACGCGGGTGTGGGACTTTTCAGCCTGCCGCTGGCCCAACGCTTCACCCAGGTCATCGCTGTCGAAGGCAATCGCCTCGCCGCCAATCACGGCGCCGAAAACGCGCGCGGCAACGGTTTGGCGAACGTGCGTTACGACGTGGTCTCGGTCGAAGCCTGGTTGAAATACAAAGCCGCCGAACAGCCTTGCCCCGACCTCGTCCTGCTTGATCCGCCCCGCGCCGGAGCCGGAGCCGTCGTCATCGAACGCCTGGCCGCCCTGGCCCCGCCGCAACTGGTTTACGTTTCCTGCGACCCAGCCACGCTGGCGCGCGATGTGAAGCTGCTGGCGGCCTATGGTTACCAGTTAAACGCGGTGACGGTGCTGGATATGTTCCCGCAGACGTTTCATGTGGAGACGGTGGCGGAGTTGGTGTTGGCCGAAGGATAG